The following coding sequences are from one Streptomyces sp. NBC_01485 window:
- a CDS encoding phosphotransferase family protein: MGERAAEAASSALAAFVRAAEATKESSGHHNRNHVLPLTPEVARLLGREAGTPVTVRIRRADALPVVIRTWQDEAAILRAVRSGLSPAPECLVKRAEYSIHSYVEGVPLSTVCGNGKLVDTLLMEALVELLARMTQVRRAVLPALPTCWPANHSDSQAFLKTLVRLADEQIRTPNWAEFGGLFKALGISDDAMVRLSERVPSMARRPYSLLHADLHRDNLIVSYDAAPPLVCVDWELATYGDPLHDLATHLVRMRYPRDQWSEVIDAWADAMRALQPGAVKGLARDLRHYLDFERAQSVYPDVMRAARSLQGSFTQRSLDEATSEVSRALETASEPLRLRNVPAEDEIERALFRWLASRGDGDVSGRHWIAKACDWRPDPRFPEQPAFPASAVRDALLAEGAAPAHRVFKGTGHLNSVVQVPGVGTPVVVRRKLANVLRREPVYLSEHVVLRAIQESGVRVAAPQVLALGESYPDDAFSIHTYVGTRIDQPPGHPVNGLLPHEADALVHQLCELTGVDHALIDPQAGGIDFNEWLKEQLVGLVRNLPKESLQLARTLGLPDERRLREILSRHRVSRRAPALLHGDLNPWNLVRRTDDLALTIIDWEMALVGDPLYDLVRHMHLTPTRPEIRTRMFRRWEEKLPKRYTKDWGKDWSVYRWIEIVRSAYIDLDRLATRASLDAPNVRRAVDSYAGTLAAATACLGLPVSRTANPYLARALG, encoded by the coding sequence GTGGGGGAACGAGCCGCCGAGGCCGCGTCCAGCGCCCTGGCGGCCTTCGTCCGGGCCGCGGAGGCGACCAAGGAGTCCAGCGGTCACCACAACCGCAACCATGTGCTGCCGTTGACCCCGGAGGTGGCGCGGCTGCTGGGGCGCGAGGCCGGCACGCCGGTGACGGTGCGCATCCGGCGCGCCGACGCGCTGCCGGTGGTGATCAGAACCTGGCAGGACGAGGCGGCGATCCTGCGCGCCGTGCGGAGCGGGCTGTCCCCGGCCCCCGAGTGTCTGGTCAAGCGCGCGGAGTACTCCATCCACAGCTATGTGGAAGGCGTCCCGCTCTCCACCGTCTGCGGAAACGGCAAGCTCGTCGACACGCTGCTCATGGAGGCGCTGGTCGAGCTGCTGGCCCGGATGACGCAGGTGCGGCGGGCGGTGCTGCCGGCCCTGCCGACCTGCTGGCCCGCCAACCACAGCGACAGCCAGGCCTTCCTCAAGACCCTGGTCCGGCTCGCCGACGAACAGATCCGGACGCCCAACTGGGCTGAGTTCGGCGGCCTGTTCAAGGCGCTGGGCATCTCCGACGACGCCATGGTCCGGCTGTCCGAGCGGGTGCCGTCGATGGCCCGGCGGCCGTACAGCCTGCTTCACGCGGACCTGCACCGGGACAACCTGATCGTGTCCTACGACGCGGCCCCGCCCCTCGTCTGCGTGGACTGGGAACTGGCCACCTACGGCGATCCCCTGCACGACCTCGCCACCCATCTGGTGCGCATGCGCTACCCGCGGGACCAGTGGTCGGAGGTGATCGACGCGTGGGCCGACGCCATGCGCGCCCTTCAGCCCGGCGCGGTCAAGGGGCTGGCCAGGGACCTGCGGCACTACCTCGACTTCGAGCGCGCCCAGTCGGTGTACCCGGACGTCATGCGGGCCGCGCGGTCCTTGCAGGGGTCCTTCACCCAGCGGAGCCTGGACGAGGCCACCTCGGAGGTGAGCAGGGCGCTGGAGACGGCGTCGGAGCCGCTGCGGCTGAGAAACGTTCCGGCGGAGGACGAGATCGAGCGCGCGCTGTTCCGTTGGCTGGCGTCGCGGGGCGACGGGGACGTCAGCGGCCGCCACTGGATCGCGAAGGCCTGCGACTGGCGTCCCGACCCGCGCTTCCCCGAGCAGCCCGCCTTCCCCGCCTCCGCGGTGCGCGACGCCCTCCTCGCCGAGGGCGCCGCCCCCGCGCACCGGGTGTTCAAGGGGACCGGCCACCTCAACTCGGTGGTCCAGGTCCCGGGCGTCGGCACCCCCGTCGTCGTACGCCGCAAGCTGGCCAACGTCCTGCGCAGGGAGCCCGTCTACCTGAGTGAGCACGTCGTCCTGCGCGCGATCCAGGAGTCGGGCGTGCGGGTGGCGGCGCCGCAGGTCCTGGCGCTGGGCGAGAGTTATCCGGACGACGCCTTCAGCATCCACACGTACGTCGGCACCCGCATCGACCAGCCGCCCGGCCATCCGGTGAACGGTCTGCTCCCGCACGAGGCGGACGCGCTCGTCCACCAACTGTGCGAACTGACGGGCGTGGACCATGCGTTGATCGACCCGCAGGCCGGGGGCATCGACTTCAACGAGTGGCTGAAGGAGCAACTCGTAGGCCTGGTGCGCAACCTGCCGAAGGAGTCCCTCCAACTGGCCCGCACACTGGGGCTGCCCGACGAGCGGCGGCTGCGGGAGATCCTGTCCCGGCACCGGGTGAGCCGCCGGGCGCCGGCCCTGCTGCACGGCGACCTCAACCCGTGGAACCTGGTGCGCCGCACCGACGATCTGGCCCTGACCATCATCGACTGGGAGATGGCCCTCGTCGGCGACCCGCTCTACGACCTCGTCCGGCACATGCACCTGACACCGACCCGGCCGGAGATCCGGACCCGGATGTTCCGGCGCTGGGAGGAGAAGCTGCCGAAGCGGTACACGAAGGACTGGGGCAAGGACTGGTCCGTCTACCGCTGGATCGAGATCGTCCGCTCCGCGTACATCGACCTCGACCGCCTGGCGACCCGGGCGAGCCTGGACGCCCCCAACGTCCGCCGAGCCGTCGACTCCTACGCCGGCACCCTCGCGGCGGCCACGGCCTGCCTGGGCCTGCCGGTGTCGAGAACGGCGAACCCTTATCTGGCGCGGGCGCTGGGGTAG
- a CDS encoding winged helix-turn-helix domain-containing protein, with the protein MGAQQSGSGDGGGREFHRVADALRARMADGTYPLGSFLPPQRDLAGEFGVSRDTVQRVLRELASEGWIESRQGSGSRVVVDTVVKTQRIRSYTPKATRQRQQSTLGPLLSEAFEQPEVTLDVYTLTSESLDAHIRLQAERIRRGDIAPRHIGLRMLLPSPDLDLPYPRVKDDKDDQRLRDRLHDITTRHTKSLLEVLKGLAVEELVPSVDVQIRRAPLTPTFKLYVFNGTEALLGPYEVIERPIELESGEVIIAYDVLGLGATLTHHVKDVDPDSPGSVFIDTWQSWFDSVWHRLAE; encoded by the coding sequence GTGGGAGCGCAACAGAGCGGCAGCGGTGACGGAGGCGGCCGGGAGTTCCACCGGGTCGCCGACGCGCTGCGCGCCCGGATGGCCGACGGGACGTATCCGCTGGGCTCGTTCCTGCCGCCGCAGCGGGACCTCGCCGGGGAGTTCGGGGTCTCCCGGGACACCGTCCAGCGCGTGCTGCGGGAACTGGCCAGCGAGGGCTGGATCGAGTCCCGTCAGGGCAGCGGGTCCCGGGTCGTCGTCGACACGGTGGTCAAGACGCAGCGCATCCGGTCGTACACGCCGAAGGCCACCCGTCAGCGTCAGCAGTCGACGCTCGGGCCGCTGCTCAGCGAGGCCTTCGAACAGCCGGAGGTCACGCTGGACGTCTACACGCTGACCTCCGAGTCCCTGGACGCCCACATCCGGCTCCAGGCCGAGCGGATCCGCCGCGGTGACATCGCTCCCCGGCACATCGGCCTGCGGATGCTCCTGCCCTCGCCCGACCTGGACCTGCCCTACCCGAGGGTCAAGGACGACAAGGACGACCAGCGGCTGCGCGACCGGCTGCACGACATCACCACCCGCCACACCAAGTCGCTGCTCGAGGTGCTCAAGGGCCTGGCGGTCGAGGAACTCGTGCCGTCCGTCGACGTCCAGATCCGGCGCGCGCCCCTGACACCCACCTTCAAGCTGTACGTCTTCAACGGAACGGAGGCGCTGCTCGGTCCCTACGAGGTGATCGAGCGCCCCATCGAACTGGAATCCGGCGAGGTCATCATCGCCTACGACGTGCTGGGCCTCGGCGCCACGCTCACCCACCATGTGAAGGACGTGGACCCGGACTCGCCGGGCTCCGTCTTCATCGACACCTGGCAGTCGTGGTTCGACTCGGTCTGGCATCGGCTGGCCGAATGA
- a CDS encoding HAD family hydrolase, with translation MVRRPLGNHHDGPDTLLVTSHTTQTEQVAPDSGTDTGSDRGSGSGDEAAERRKAITRARVVLWDFDGPMCRLFAGHSAQRVAQELMGWLEGRGLHRLLTETERHSLDPHVVVRAVDRVRPGSDLAAELEERLTQEELLAVASAMPTAYADPLIRTWAATGPRLAITTNNSPRVVTSYLAGRGLTDCFTPHIYGRTQDLRLLKPHPRCLHLALRALGSAPEDALMIGDTPSDFAAADAAGVPFLGYARNADKERRLRGAGAALVVNSLETVLETVRRRA, from the coding sequence GTGGTTCGACGCCCTCTGGGAAACCATCACGACGGACCTGACACTCTCCTAGTGACCTCTCATACGACGCAGACTGAACAGGTGGCACCCGACAGCGGCACCGACACCGGTAGTGACAGAGGCAGCGGCAGTGGCGACGAGGCCGCGGAGCGGCGGAAGGCGATCACGCGTGCGCGCGTCGTCCTCTGGGACTTCGACGGGCCGATGTGCCGGTTGTTCGCGGGTCATTCGGCGCAGCGCGTGGCCCAGGAGCTGATGGGCTGGCTCGAAGGGCGGGGCCTGCACCGCCTGCTGACCGAGACCGAGCGGCACTCGCTGGACCCGCACGTCGTGGTGCGCGCGGTGGACCGGGTGCGGCCCGGCAGCGACCTGGCGGCCGAGCTGGAGGAACGTCTCACCCAGGAGGAACTGCTGGCCGTGGCCTCGGCGATGCCCACGGCGTACGCCGACCCCCTGATCCGCACCTGGGCGGCGACGGGCCCGCGGCTGGCGATCACCACGAACAACTCGCCCAGGGTGGTGACCAGTTACCTCGCCGGGCGTGGCCTCACCGACTGCTTCACCCCCCACATATACGGCCGCACCCAGGATCTCCGCCTGCTCAAGCCGCACCCGCGCTGTCTGCATCTCGCGCTGCGTGCCCTGGGCTCGGCGCCCGAGGACGCCCTGATGATCGGCGACACCCCGTCCGACTTCGCGGCGGCCGACGCGGCCGGCGTCCCGTTCCTGGGCTACGCGCGCAACGCGGACAAGGAGCGGCGGTTGCGGGGAGCGGGCGCCGCTCTGGTGGTCAACTCGCTGGAGACGGTGCTGGAGACGGTCAGGCGCCGGGCCTGA
- a CDS encoding GntR family transcriptional regulator encodes MVVTQENVAVNGNRRLSPDQIAAVLRERIHGGDLRAGDRLPTQAELADEFGVERGAVRQALRALQDDGLLTNVSKGSPPRIAQPPDPGRDEPQPTMVALAPRITEAFSARHVRVDAACLTAESLIPALAEPLRLIHGGRIRPERIDVRILLPSRDISLAFPVPVDSRGDDDPVHERWLSMRNAQGHVLRHNLQTLRTHGIDVNITFRALPFTPPVKLYLLNGEEALMAYYMVMRREEHTDAGRLDMYDVLGTESLLFSFGKSAGQRDAAFVEQSQKWFDALWETITTDLTLS; translated from the coding sequence TTGGTCGTGACCCAGGAGAACGTGGCAGTGAACGGCAACAGAAGGCTCTCGCCCGACCAGATCGCCGCTGTCCTGCGCGAACGCATCCACGGCGGGGATCTCAGGGCCGGTGACCGGCTGCCCACCCAGGCCGAGCTGGCGGACGAGTTCGGCGTCGAGCGGGGCGCCGTACGCCAGGCGCTGCGGGCCCTTCAGGACGACGGTCTCCTCACCAACGTGAGCAAGGGCAGCCCGCCCCGGATCGCGCAGCCGCCGGACCCGGGCCGTGACGAGCCCCAGCCCACGATGGTCGCCCTGGCCCCCCGGATCACCGAGGCCTTCTCCGCCAGGCACGTACGCGTCGACGCGGCCTGTCTCACCGCCGAGAGCCTCATCCCGGCCCTGGCCGAGCCGCTGCGGCTGATCCACGGCGGCCGTATCCGCCCCGAGCGGATCGACGTCCGCATCCTGCTGCCGTCCCGGGACATCAGCCTCGCCTTCCCGGTCCCGGTCGACAGCCGCGGCGACGACGACCCGGTGCACGAGCGCTGGCTGTCGATGCGCAACGCCCAGGGGCACGTCCTGCGGCACAACCTCCAGACCCTGCGCACGCACGGCATCGACGTCAACATCACGTTCCGCGCCCTGCCGTTCACCCCGCCGGTGAAGCTGTACCTCCTCAACGGCGAGGAGGCGCTGATGGCGTACTACATGGTCATGCGGCGGGAGGAGCACACCGACGCCGGGCGCCTCGACATGTACGACGTGCTCGGCACCGAGTCGCTCCTCTTCTCCTTCGGGAAGTCGGCAGGCCAGCGCGACGCGGCGTTCGTCGAGCAATCCCAGAAGTGGTTCGACGCCCTCTGGGAAACCATCACGACGGACCTGACACTCTCCTAG